A part of Gammaproteobacteria bacterium genomic DNA contains:
- a CDS encoding aconitate hydratase, translating to MNVTHQLIQSHLQEGKMLPDHEIHLKIDQTLCQDATGTLVMLELEAMGLKRAKTELSAQYVDHNLIQEDYKNADDHLFLQSAAERFGLWFSRAGNGVSHPVHMEFFGKPGKTMVGSDSHTCAAGALGMLAIGAGGLEVALAIAGHPFPVQMPRVLGVKLSGKLPAWVSAKDIVLEMLRRRGVKGAVNCVIEYYGPALIDLDVWDRHVIANMGAEMGATTTVFPADEVTQHFLRIQGREEDFITLKASADATYDLTDEIDLSKLEPLIALPSSPGNVVPVSEIVGRDLYQAYIGSSANPSYRDMAMAALMVKARAIHTGVSFDINPASRNTLEELAEEGLLAHLIHAGARIHQAGCNGCIGMGQAPASGRNSLRTVPRNFPGRSGTREDSVYLCSPETATAAALTGKITDPRTLDMAYPEVKPPKKKVINKTMLQAPLAEKEALATKLIKGPNIASLPVLEPIPESLKIEVLLKVGDNVSTDEILPAGARILPYRSNIPKISEFTFDVLDETYAKRASQFRKEGRAHAIVGGENYGQGSSREHAALAPRYLGLQLVITKSFARIHWENLINFGVLPLTFVNPEDFAQIQQGDVLVIDHILQTLRQGKELTAKIVGRDQEILLHHRLSHRQIKILEAGSLINLIKNSAP from the coding sequence ATGAACGTTACCCATCAACTCATTCAGTCACATTTGCAGGAAGGCAAAATGCTTCCTGATCATGAAATCCATTTAAAAATTGATCAAACATTGTGCCAAGATGCGACGGGCACGTTGGTTATGTTAGAACTCGAGGCTATGGGATTGAAACGCGCGAAGACGGAACTCTCCGCCCAATACGTTGATCATAATTTGATTCAAGAAGATTACAAGAATGCGGATGATCACTTATTCCTGCAAAGTGCAGCGGAACGTTTTGGGTTGTGGTTCAGTCGTGCAGGAAATGGGGTCAGCCATCCTGTTCATATGGAGTTTTTTGGCAAGCCCGGTAAAACCATGGTCGGATCAGATAGCCATACTTGTGCAGCAGGCGCTTTAGGGATGCTTGCAATTGGTGCGGGAGGACTGGAGGTGGCGCTTGCTATTGCCGGCCATCCCTTCCCAGTCCAAATGCCACGCGTGTTGGGGGTGAAATTAAGCGGTAAGCTACCCGCTTGGGTTAGCGCTAAGGATATTGTGTTGGAAATGCTACGTCGTCGTGGCGTCAAGGGCGCGGTCAACTGTGTCATTGAATATTATGGTCCAGCCTTAATTGATTTAGACGTATGGGACCGTCATGTGATTGCCAATATGGGTGCGGAGATGGGCGCGACTACAACTGTTTTTCCAGCCGATGAAGTGACGCAGCATTTTTTACGTATCCAGGGTCGAGAAGAAGACTTTATTACGCTAAAAGCATCAGCGGATGCAACTTACGATCTCACCGATGAAATCGACTTAAGCAAACTTGAACCTTTAATCGCATTGCCATCAAGTCCGGGGAATGTCGTTCCCGTGAGTGAAATTGTTGGTCGCGATTTGTACCAAGCCTATATCGGTTCATCAGCGAATCCCAGTTATCGAGATATGGCCATGGCAGCCTTAATGGTCAAAGCCCGCGCAATTCATACCGGTGTTTCCTTCGATATTAATCCAGCTTCTCGCAATACTTTAGAAGAACTAGCAGAAGAAGGATTGTTAGCGCATTTAATTCATGCGGGTGCTCGTATTCATCAAGCGGGCTGTAACGGTTGCATTGGCATGGGTCAAGCTCCGGCCAGTGGTCGAAATAGCTTACGTACTGTGCCCCGTAATTTTCCTGGGCGATCTGGTACGAGAGAAGATAGCGTTTATTTGTGTAGCCCGGAAACCGCAACTGCTGCAGCCTTAACGGGAAAGATTACCGATCCTCGGACGCTTGATATGGCTTATCCGGAAGTAAAACCGCCCAAGAAAAAAGTTATTAATAAAACTATGTTGCAAGCGCCTTTAGCGGAAAAAGAGGCACTTGCAACTAAATTGATTAAAGGACCGAATATTGCATCCTTGCCTGTATTGGAACCTATTCCTGAAAGTTTGAAAATAGAAGTGCTTCTTAAAGTCGGTGATAATGTTTCCACCGATGAAATATTACCTGCCGGGGCGAGAATTCTTCCTTATCGCAGCAATATCCCCAAAATTAGCGAATTTACTTTTGATGTGCTTGATGAAACTTATGCAAAACGTGCCAGCCAGTTTCGTAAGGAAGGTCGAGCGCATGCTATTGTGGGTGGTGAAAATTATGGTCAAGGTTCAAGTCGCGAGCACGCAGCTTTAGCGCCCCGTTACTTAGGTTTACAACTGGTGATCACCAAAAGTTTTGCGCGGATTCACTGGGAAAATTTGATTAACTTTGGTGTTTTGCCCCTCACTTTTGTTAACCCAGAAGACTTTGCCCAAATTCAGCAAGGCGATGTCCTTGTGATTGATCATATTCTGCAAACGTTACGTCAGGGCAAAGAATTAACGGCCAAAATAGTCGGTCGCGATCAAGAAATTTTATTACATCATCGTCTTTCACACCGACAAATTAAAATTTTAGAGGCAGGCAGTCTCATTAATTTAATAAAAAATTCAGCACCCTAG
- a CDS encoding ABC transporter permease, which translates to MFESLFAILTQALLFVPLAFGISISYNILRATDMTLDGSFVLGAAIFARLVTLGYSPYLAFISALAAGALAGMLTASIQRNDRVDPLLAGVLAAFILSSLNLGIMGKPNINLLSQPTLVANAFAKDDLLGWFVVSLYVISLCLTVLFLLKTRLGLFLRAFGDNPRYFKQQGRNIETYRLIGFAITNMLAASAGCLTAQTIGFADVGMGLGVTLTGIGTIILGHHLFSRFYKKHFRLTAEFIACLIGVLIYFFSLSLLLRLNVDPIYLKMILGIVLIIFLRTAGKSQLTGNGS; encoded by the coding sequence ATGTTTGAATCTCTTTTTGCCATCTTGACCCAAGCACTCCTTTTTGTGCCGTTAGCATTTGGAATAAGCATTAGTTATAACATTTTGCGCGCAACCGACATGACGCTCGATGGTAGCTTTGTGCTGGGTGCAGCCATTTTTGCACGTCTTGTGACCCTAGGCTATTCTCCTTACCTTGCTTTTATCAGTGCGCTCGCAGCCGGTGCATTGGCTGGGATGTTAACTGCCAGTATTCAACGTAATGATCGCGTTGATCCTTTACTTGCCGGTGTGCTGGCTGCTTTTATTTTGAGTAGTCTTAATCTAGGCATCATGGGTAAACCTAATATTAATTTACTTTCACAGCCCACTCTGGTTGCGAACGCATTCGCCAAGGACGATTTATTAGGCTGGTTCGTGGTTTCACTCTATGTCATTTCACTTTGTCTGACAGTCCTCTTCCTATTGAAAACTCGCTTAGGATTATTTTTGCGGGCATTTGGTGATAATCCTCGTTATTTTAAACAGCAAGGAAGAAATATTGAAACCTACCGGTTAATCGGTTTTGCGATCACTAATATGCTTGCCGCAAGTGCTGGCTGTTTAACCGCACAAACCATCGGCTTTGCAGACGTTGGCATGGGTTTAGGGGTTACGTTAACTGGTATCGGCACTATTATTTTAGGGCATCATCTTTTTTCACGCTTTTATAAAAAGCATTTTCGCTTAACGGCAGAATTCATTGCTTGTTTAATTGGCGTGTTAATTTATTTTTTCTCACTCTCACTGTTATTACGACTTAATGTTGATCCGATCTATCTTAAAATGATCTTAGGCATTGTATTAATCATTTTTCTGCGGACCGCGGGGAAGTCCCAACTTACGGGGAATGGATCATGA
- a CDS encoding ABC transporter permease, with protein sequence MKYVEHVKEGLRNLYFSKLRSVLALLGVLVGTASVVAMVLGGELATNEALKQFKSLGTDLFAISLNNSSDDKNVDSGKAENLTLQQSFDLVKSDKDILQSAPYTQIYYPVYYQSVPLNAIILGVTDRFADIVHIKLTQGRFVSVADKYEFFCVIGRDVYNAMKAISYKDPLGQQLQIGKHIFVIVGVADSWPENSFLYANIDTSVLVPIMASSIISKYATINNIIMRLTKDADIERVEVNVTNAINSMVSGKQLTYRSATELIAKMRNQSDILTVFLGLIGSVSLLVGGIGVMNIMLVSVMERRREIGIRLAVGAKRRDISALFLIEAIMLSLVGGSLGVLIGIIVAYIIAFFWQWEFTLFPLPPIAGFSVSVAVGIFFGFYPAYLASRLNPIDALRSD encoded by the coding sequence ATGAAGTACGTTGAACATGTGAAAGAAGGATTACGTAATCTCTATTTCTCCAAACTCCGCTCTGTTTTAGCACTTCTTGGGGTTTTGGTCGGGACCGCATCAGTTGTCGCTATGGTTCTGGGAGGCGAACTTGCAACGAATGAGGCATTGAAGCAATTTAAATCCTTAGGTACTGATTTATTTGCGATCTCGCTTAATAATTCTTCTGATGATAAAAATGTTGATAGTGGTAAAGCAGAAAATTTGACGTTGCAACAATCGTTTGATTTAGTTAAATCCGATAAAGATATTTTACAGTCCGCGCCTTATACCCAAATTTATTATCCTGTTTATTATCAATCCGTGCCATTGAACGCCATTATTTTAGGTGTTACCGATCGGTTTGCAGATATTGTGCATATCAAATTAACGCAAGGACGGTTTGTTTCTGTTGCAGATAAATACGAATTTTTCTGTGTAATTGGTCGTGATGTTTATAATGCAATGAAAGCCATTTCATATAAAGATCCGCTCGGTCAACAATTGCAAATTGGCAAACATATTTTTGTGATCGTTGGCGTTGCTGATAGTTGGCCGGAAAATAGTTTTCTTTACGCCAATATCGATACTTCTGTTTTAGTCCCTATTATGGCTTCAAGCATTATCAGTAAATACGCAACAATTAATAATATTATTATGCGTCTTACTAAAGACGCAGATATCGAACGCGTCGAAGTGAATGTGACGAATGCAATTAATAGTATGGTTTCTGGCAAGCAATTGACTTATCGCAGTGCCACCGAATTGATTGCAAAGATGCGTAATCAAAGTGATATCCTTACTGTCTTTTTAGGCTTAATTGGTAGTGTTTCATTACTGGTCGGCGGTATTGGCGTCATGAACATTATGCTGGTTTCAGTGATGGAGCGTCGCCGCGAAATTGGTATTCGTTTAGCCGTTGGGGCTAAGCGTCGTGATATTAGCGCTCTTTTTTTAATCGAAGCGATTATGCTTTCTCTCGTGGGCGGTTCGCTTGGCGTGTTAATTGGAATTATCGTGGCTTACATTATTGCCTTCTTTTGGCAATGGGAGTTTACCTTATTCCCCTTGCCACCCATTGCCGGATTTTCGGTTTCGGTCGCGGTCGGTATTTTTTTTGGTTTTTATCCTGCTTATCTGGCCTCAAGACTCAACCCAATCGATGCACTCCGTTCGGATTAA
- a CDS encoding polysaccharide deacetylase family protein, whose translation MIRKLGSFALALFAPAVFAAQQGMETPIRTQPLPGTVALTFDDGPAVEYTEQILAILKKYNIKATFFVVGANAQSHPELVKAIYEQGHVVASHSQTHPMLTKIKESQLQNEIVAPMRIVDNIIGTKPKCLRYPFGASNEHVRAEIRAHGMQPVAMGFNSFDYERPGVEKITSWVIKNAYARQVILMHDGYNKREQTVAALPVIIEGIKKKGLGFSTICG comes from the coding sequence ATGATCCGTAAACTAGGAAGTTTCGCTTTAGCTTTGTTTGCTCCGGCCGTTTTTGCTGCCCAACAAGGGATGGAAACGCCAATTCGTACGCAACCTTTACCAGGAACCGTTGCACTGACTTTTGATGACGGACCTGCGGTAGAATACACAGAGCAAATATTAGCGATATTGAAAAAATATAACATCAAAGCTACATTTTTTGTTGTGGGCGCTAATGCACAATCTCATCCTGAGCTGGTTAAAGCCATCTACGAGCAAGGTCATGTGGTTGCCAGTCATTCACAAACGCATCCCATGCTGACCAAAATTAAAGAAAGTCAATTGCAAAATGAAATTGTTGCCCCCATGCGCATTGTAGATAACATCATCGGCACCAAACCCAAATGTTTACGCTATCCGTTTGGCGCATCCAACGAACATGTTCGGGCAGAAATTCGTGCGCATGGCATGCAGCCCGTTGCCATGGGATTTAATTCGTTTGATTATGAACGTCCCGGTGTCGAAAAAATTACAAGTTGGGTCATCAAGAATGCGTATGCTCGCCAAGTCATTTTAATGCATGACGGTTACAACAAAAGAGAACAAACCGTCGCAGCATTGCCGGTCATTATCGAAGGTATTAAGAAAAAAGGATTAGGATTCAGCACGATTTGTGGTTAA
- a CDS encoding ATP-binding cassette domain-containing protein produces the protein MTILMLDQLCFQFPEREYPAVSHLDLTIERGDFVILLGSNGSGKSTLLKLLNRTHTPPKNKIHFAGRCVTQYALNKYAKQVSLLTQNCSESLFNSLTLYENYLLHSQGNPLKPEALQHYLHDFNPNLCKKLNCLTTALSGGEKQAFALAMCLSIPPQLLLLDEHTSALDPKTSQQIMMLTARKIKEHHITCILTTHDLDIALTYGNKIIVLAEGKMLTTFSYDEKQQLTKEKLLASCF, from the coding sequence ATGACAATATTAATGCTCGATCAACTCTGTTTTCAATTTCCAGAGCGCGAATATCCTGCAGTTTCACATTTAGATTTGACCATTGAACGCGGGGATTTTGTCATTTTGCTTGGGAGTAATGGCTCGGGTAAAAGTACCTTACTTAAATTATTAAATCGCACTCACACACCGCCAAAGAACAAAATTCATTTTGCAGGGCGATGTGTTACGCAATATGCTTTAAACAAATATGCCAAACAAGTGAGTTTGCTGACGCAAAATTGTAGTGAATCTTTATTTAATTCATTGACGCTTTATGAAAATTATTTGTTACACAGTCAGGGTAATCCTTTAAAACCTGAAGCGCTGCAACACTACTTGCATGACTTTAATCCGAATCTCTGCAAAAAATTAAATTGTTTAACGACGGCATTATCTGGTGGTGAAAAACAAGCTTTTGCCTTAGCCATGTGTTTATCAATACCACCACAATTATTACTTCTAGATGAACATACCAGTGCACTCGACCCCAAAACATCCCAACAAATCATGATGCTCACTGCACGTAAAATTAAAGAACACCATATCACGTGTATTTTAACGACGCATGATTTAGATATTGCTCTAACTTATGGAAATAAAATTATTGTATTGGCTGAAGGTAAAATGCTGACAACTTTTTCCTATGACGAAAAACAACAACTCACCAAAGAAAAGTTATTAGCGAGTTGTTTTTAA
- a CDS encoding ABC transporter substrate-binding protein yields the protein MYRSVYLQIQYLVKFTLLFSLTILISGCEQSSSQKQIGIVMPIAHESLDQIVAGFVDALKKQYPQAHFKIANAQGDLNIQRAILQQMKNERYDLIVPVTTSPTQMAAAMIPHVPIIGLAAVYTEADRQKKKICNINIVHDEIPVKTMLHFIHTTYPELKQMTLLYTPSDKIFDDAKKMVIEGKNLGMTITPLMIPSLQELYGATQSLKNPQAILVLKDPLLVSGIATIVQAAHKRGIPLITSDEGSVKDGADFALGVREQAIGMEGAAMATKVLSGTSICTMPMVDMKHFLVFVNKKSFPKNNLDIQSLETIAKKFHYPVRYLGDQ from the coding sequence ATGTATCGATCAGTTTATCTGCAAATTCAATATCTTGTAAAATTTACGCTTTTATTTTCGCTGACTATTTTGATCAGCGGATGTGAACAATCATCTTCTCAAAAACAAATTGGCATCGTGATGCCTATCGCTCACGAGTCGCTCGATCAAATTGTTGCAGGCTTCGTAGATGCATTGAAGAAACAATACCCCCAAGCTCACTTTAAAATTGCAAACGCCCAAGGCGACTTAAATATACAACGTGCGATTTTGCAACAAATGAAAAATGAGCGTTATGATTTAATTGTTCCCGTGACCACGAGTCCGACGCAAATGGCCGCTGCGATGATTCCGCATGTCCCTATCATTGGTTTAGCCGCAGTTTATACGGAAGCAGATCGTCAAAAGAAAAAAATTTGTAACATCAACATTGTCCACGACGAAATCCCAGTTAAAACGATGCTTCATTTCATTCATACGACTTATCCCGAATTGAAGCAAATGACTTTACTGTATACGCCTTCTGACAAAATTTTTGATGACGCAAAAAAAATGGTTATTGAAGGAAAAAATTTGGGTATGACTATTACCCCTCTTATGATTCCTAGTTTGCAGGAATTATACGGCGCAACCCAATCACTCAAAAATCCGCAAGCAATTTTAGTGTTAAAAGATCCCTTACTTGTCAGCGGTATTGCAACTATCGTGCAAGCGGCTCACAAACGGGGCATCCCCCTTATTACTTCGGATGAAGGTTCAGTAAAAGATGGGGCAGATTTTGCATTGGGCGTCAGAGAGCAAGCAATAGGGATGGAAGGCGCTGCCATGGCAACAAAAGTTTTATCGGGCACGTCTATTTGCACTATGCCTATGGTCGATATGAAGCATTTCCTTGTTTTTGTGAATAAGAAAAGTTTTCCAAAAAATAATTTAGACATTCAAAGTTTAGAAACGATCGCCAAAAAATTTCACTATCCCGTCCGCTATTTAGGTGATCAATAA